A section of the Triplophysa dalaica isolate WHDGS20190420 chromosome 8, ASM1584641v1, whole genome shotgun sequence genome encodes:
- the pms1 gene encoding PMS1 protein homolog 1 has protein sequence MKALPAETVRLLCSSQVITSVLNVVKELIENSLDAGSSSLEVKLENYGLDRIEVRDNGSGIKATDVPVMAVKHYTSKISCHEDLEHLETYGFRGEALASICAISEVIITTKTADDDFSIQHTVDHNGQVVSQKPSHLGEGTTVCASNLFKNLPVRRQYYSNTKKCKEELKRVQNLLMAYAVVKPELRITLSHNKAVVWQKSRVSDHRAALMAVLGAACVANLLPVQHRQEQPEIDIDGFLPKPGSDLNSTSSSSPDKTFIFVNSRPVHHKDILKLVKQYYTNSHSNNDSVSRRYPYLMINITIPASTVDINLTPDKTQVMLQDKEEVMLAVEAMLISLYGSYSIGDDKLKTGENISEREQNQHRVCTDEEQPTTDISLMGPPEQPTTDISLMGPPEQPTTDISLMDPPKHLEHSSTNTSKHEVSLNTTPNTSSSSSSDDWIINRRSSDFDSINSSSVDDVAMNSTTDLNCDSPKASKRDSGPNLENDLSAESWSMGKCFSNQITGEDLEPVKLYLPNAEQDSREPTTIKKTSPSKTSSYSIMEKMAKLTAFDLISNRSMRQPLSAFSLFEQDTRSQVLEENPKASLQDVTNAVKERWECLGEEDRKKYESKAEKSLNYYNVQRKRATERGGQCAEGKKQMNASSSLNKAQGVKRKAPLANQQALDKLFSAQPPSKRSPAKLSKPLPFSIETLKRSLNLLSNQKSSGAQGLRLVNRLASHGAWVVSCGRKLMLLNPFRVEEALLFKRLLKNNILPTARPQTPVQLTDGVLGGQEYMDILMNMQKGSPCRNGGIYFTDPRLVANGFQIKLIPGSPSTERCLEVTGMADCMPFYGIGDLREILQAVKGRDAKTVEHCRPLKVSNYLEGEAVRLVRQLPLNLSRADVKNTLCRMKEELNAECQVCLHGRPFYHDLLTVPETEEDALKIMSYSH, from the exons ATGAAGGCACTTCCAGCAGAGACTGTGCGTTTGTTGTGCAGCTCACAGGTTATAACATCTGTCCTGAATGTCGTCAAGGAACTTATTGAAAATTCACTTGATGCTGGTTCCTCAAGCCTTGAAGTCAAACTG GAGAATTATGGATTGGATCGCATTGAGGTCAGGGACAATGGTTCTGGTATCAAAGCTACAGATGTTCCTGTGATGGCTGTAAAACACTACACGTCTAAAATCTCATGTCATGAAGACCTGGAACACCTGGAGACATATGGCTTCAGAGGAGAAGCGCTGGCATCCATATGTGCCATTTCAGAG GTTATCATCACTACCAAAACAGCCGACGATGACTTTAGCATTCAACATACAGTTGATCACAACGGTCAAGTTGTTTCTCAGAAACCATCGCATCTTGGCGAGG GCACCACAGTGTGTGCCTCAAATCTGTTCAAGAACCTTCCCGTCAGACGGCAATATTATTCCAACACCAAGAAATGCAAAGAGGAACTGAAGAGGGTCCAGAACTTACTCATGGCCTACGCTGTTGTTAAGCCTGAATTAAGGATCACCTTGAGTCATAATAAg GCTGTGGTCTGGCAGAAATCCAGGGTGTCGGATCACCGAGCTGCCCTGATGGCTGTGCTCGGAGCGGCCTGCGTAGCCAACTTACTCCCCGTCCAACATCGCCAGGAGCAACCAGAG ATTGACATCGATGGCTTCCTTCCCAAACCAGGCTCGGATTTGAATTCTACAAGCTCTTCAAGCCCAGATAAAACATTTATCTTTGTAAATAGTCGACCAGTGCATCACAAAGATATACTTAAG CTTGTCAAGCAGTACTACACCAACAGTCACTCCAATAATGACTCAGTAAGCCGGCGGTATCCCTATTTGATGATAAACATCACCATACCTGCATCGACTGTGGACATCAACTTGACACCAGACAAAACCCAAGTGATGCTTCAGGATAAG GAAGAAGTGATGTTGGCCGTGGAGGCCATGTTGATCTCCTTGTATGGGTCTTACTCCATTGGGGATGACAAACTCAAAACGGGGGAAAACATCTCCGAGCGTGAGCAAAATCAACACAGGGTTTGTACCGATGAGGAACAGCCCACCACAGATATTAGTTTGATGGGCCCACCTGAACAGCCCACCACAGATATTAGTCTGATGGGCCCACCTGAACAGCCCACCACAGATATTAGCTTGATGGACCCACCAAAACATCTTGAACATTCTTCCACAAATACAAGTAAACATGAGGTATCTTTGAACACTACCCCAAACACCAGCTCTTCCTCGTCTTCCGATGATTGGATAATCAACAGAAGATCAAGTGATTTTGACAGTATCAATTCCTCATCTGTTGATGACGTTGCAATGAACTCAACAACGGATCTTAACTGTGACTCTCCAAAGGCTTCAAAGAGAGATAGTGGCCCTAATTTAGAGAATGACCTATCTGCTGAGAGTTGGAGCATGGGCAAATGCTTCTCAAATCAAATCACAGGAGAGGACCTAGAACCTGTGAAACTCTATCTCCCGAACGCTGAGCAAGACAGCAGAGAGCCTACAACGATTAAGAAGACCAGTCCTTCCAAGACATCATCTTACTCGATCATGGAGAAGATGGCCAAGCTGACAGCCTTCGACCTGATCAGCAACCGCTCCATGCGTCAGCCTCTGTCTGCCTTTTCGCTGTTTGAGCAAGACACCAGATCGCAAGTCCTCGAGGAGAACCCGAAGGCCAGTCTTCAGGATGTCACAAATGCTGTAAAAGAGCGATGGGAATGCCTGGGGGAGGAAGACCGAAAGAA GTATGAAAGCAAGGCGGAAAAATCTCTGAACTACTACAACGTTCAAAGGAAGAGGGCAACAGAGAGAGGTGGCCAGTGTGCAGAGGGCAAGAAGCAGATGAACGCCAGCTCTTCGTTGAACAAAGCTCAAGGCGTGAAGCGCAAGGCCCCCCTCGCCAACCAGCAGGCCCTGGACAAACTTTTCTCCGCACAGCCCCCGAGCAAGAGGAGCCCTGCCAAGCTCTCCAAACCCCTCCCGTTCAGTATTGAGACCCTCAAGCGGAGTCTTAACCTCCTCTCCAACCAGAAGAGCTCGGGCGCGCAGGGCCTCAGGCTTGTAAACCGCTTGGCTTCTCACGGTGCCTGGGTCGTTTCATGCGGCAGAAAGCTCATGTTGTTGAACCCGTTTCGAGTGGAGGAGGCCTTGCTGTTTAAAAGACTTCTGAAGAATAATATACTTCCAACAGCGCGACCGCAGACCCCCGTACAGCTGACAGATGG GGTACTTGGTGGGCAGGAGTACATGGATATACTCATGAACATGCAGAAAGGCAGTCCCTGTCGTAATGGAGGCATCTACTTTACTGATCCTAGACTTGTAGCAAATGGTTTTCAAATCAAGCTAATTCCAG GTTCCCCGTCTACTGAGAGATGTCTTGAAGTGACGGGCATGGCTGACTGCATGCCTTTCTACGGGATAGGAGACCTGAGGGAGATTCTGCAGGCTGTTAAAGGCCGGGATGCAAAAACTGTGGAGCACTGCAGACCTCTTAAAGTGTCAAACTACCTAGAG GGTGAGGCGGTAAGACTAGTCAGACAGCTACCTCTGAATCTCTCCAGAGCTGACGTTAAAAACACACTTTGCCGAATGAAAGAGGAACTTAACGCAGAATGTCAGGTCTGCCTTCACGGACGACCATTTTATCATGATCTTCTCACTGTTCCTGAAACAGAAGAGGACGCTCTCAAGATCATGTCTTATTCTCATTAA
- the ormdl1 gene encoding ORM1-like protein 1, which yields MNVGVAHSEVNPNTRVMNSRGIWLTYALGVGMLHIVLLSIPFFSVPVVWTLTNVIHNFGMYVFMHAVKGTPFETPDQGKARLLTHWEQLDYGVQFTSSRKFFTISPIILYFLASFYTKYDTAHFVINTASLLSVLIPKLPQLHGVRIFGINKY from the exons ATGAATGTCGGCGTGGCACACAGTGAAGTGAACCCTAACACTCGTGTGATGAACAGTCGGGGGATATGGTTGACATATGCACTTGGCGTAGGAATGCTTCACATTGTGCTGTTGAGCATTCCTTTCTTTAGTGTTCCTGTTGTGTGGACCCTCACAAATGTCATTCACAATTTT ggtatgtatgtgtttatgcatGCAGTGAAAGGGACACCGTTTGAAACTCCAGACCAGGGCAAAGCAAGACTTCTCACCCATTGGGAACAGCTGGATTATGGCGTGCAGTTCACATCATCAAGAAAATTCTTTACTATCTCACCAATCATTTT GTATTTTCTCGCCAGCTTTTACACAAAATACGACACAGCTCATTTTGTGATAAACACAGCTTCCCTATTGAGCGTTTTAATCCCAAAACTGCCACAACTCCATGGGGTCAGGATCTTTGGAATAAACAAGTATTAA
- the adat3 gene encoding probable inactive tRNA-specific adenosine deaminase-like protein 3: MEPQAKRKKEMDGFDVECWDILPVLSDEKSHDTELLSAYAAPIIEKKQTSRLMKELSLIHPLPGLQHIKRVRASNDKSSSHPLEVIVCLVRDVQEARNGKGVALADLLGSQSFDFSGLGEPFLVKIPATPPLTRPQFEKARKHWPTSFHEDKLITSALRGQLFTAAQKVKIQEYMTVAVQAAKSGQEIGMNAVGAVIVDPESEQIVAVSHDCKNSSHPLHHAVMICIDLVAYGQGGGAYNYDKYPACQFSSQESLRTSRKAVSAKESILPYICTGYDLYVTREPCVMCAMALVHSRISRVFYGTAFADGALGTKYKIHCEKDLNHRFEVFKGVMLKTCEALCKK; this comes from the coding sequence ATGGAGCCACAGGCTAAACGAAAGAAGGAGATGGATGGATTTGATGTAGAGTGTTGGGATATTCTTCCTGTTTTGTCTGATGAGAAATCTCATGACACTGAATTGTTATCAGCCTACGCAGCACCCATCATcgagaaaaaacaaacatctcgCTTGATGAAAGAGCTTTCTCTGATCCACCCCTTGCCTGGTCTCCAGCACATTAAAAGAGTGAGAGCTTCCAATGACAAAAGCAGCTCTCATCCTTTGGAGGTCATTGTGTGCTTGGTCAGGGACGTGCAAGAAGCGAGGAACGGCAAAGGAGTTGCACTAGCTGATCTGCTTGGCTCGCAGTCATTTGACTTTAGTGGTTTGGGAGAACCGTTTCTTGTTAAAATCCCTGCTACACCTCCGCTAACCAGACCACAGTTTGAAAAAGCTAGAAAACACTGGCCTACGTCTTTTCATGAGGATAAATTAATAACATCAGCTCTGAGAGGTCAGTTATTCACTGCCGCTCAGAAAGTGAAAATTCAGGAGTATATGACTGTTGCTGTACAGGCTGCAAAATCAGGGCAGGAAATAGGAATGAATGCTGTGGGTGCAGTGATTGTTGATCCAGAGTCTGAGCAGATTGTCGCTGTGAGTCATGACTGCAAGAACAGCTCTCATCCGCTCCATCATGCTGTAATGATCTGTATTGATCTTGTGGCCTATGGGCAGGGAGGTGGAGCCTACAACTACGACAAATATCCAGCCTGTCAGTTTAGCAGCCAAGAGTCCCTTAGGACTTCCCGCAAAGCTGTCAGTGCGAAAGAATCTATCCTGCCATACATCTGCACTGGATATGACCTTTATGTCACTAGAGAGCCATGCGTGATGTGTGCAATGGCACTGGTCCACTCTAGAATAAGCAGAGTGTTTTATGGAACTGCCTTTGCCGATGGTGCTTTGGGAACCAAATATAAAATTCATTGTGAAAAAGATTTAAATCACCGCTTTGAGGTGTTTAAAGGGGTGATGCTAAAAACATGTGAGGCCTTGTGCAAAAAGTGA
- the osgepl1 gene encoding tRNA N6-adenosine threonylcarbamoyltransferase, mitochondrial isoform X1 encodes MNPRALTGPVRFWMKRCVHVRRGLSSVPPRLVLGIETSCDETGAAVLDENGVILGECLHSQKQTHLDTGGIIPTIAQRLHRENISRVVQEALNRGSIEPCELTAVATTVKPGLALSLGIGLDFSLKFVRLHEKPFIPIHHMEAHALTVRMLQPVDFPFLVLLVSGGHSLLALAKGIDEFLLLGQTLDEAAGDTLDKIARRLSLRNHSECSTVSGGQAIELLAREGNRHAFYFTSPMGQQYDCNFSFAGLRNQVTMAINKKEKEEGVEAGQLLSCVKDIAAASQHTVASHIAKRTHRAILFCKAKALLPLHNPTLVVSGGVASNEYIRQRVKIITDATGLQLLCPPSKLCTDNGVMIAWNGIERLKLGKGILSHTEEVRYEPKAPLGLDITAEVKEAAIKVPPLKQKIYS; translated from the exons ATGAATCCAAGAGCCTTGACTGGACCGGTGCGCTTCTGGATGAAGCGCTGTGTGCATGTCAGAAGAGGACTGAGTTCAGTTCCTCCGAGACTAGTTTTGGGGATTGAGACGAGCTGTGATGAGACTGGGGCGGCAGTGCTGGATGAGAATGGAGTGATTTTGGGGGAATGTCTGCATTCTCAAAAACAGACCCACTTAGA TACTGGTGGCATTATTCCAACCATAGCACAACGTCTACACAGAGAAAACATCAGTCGAGTTGTCCAGGAGGCGCTAAACAGGGGTTCGATTGAACCATGTGAACTCACAGCTGTGGCCACAACAGTGAAGCCTGGTCTCGCCCTCAGTTTGGGGATCGGTTTGGATTTCAGTCTTAAGTTTGTAAGACTTCATGAAAAGCCGTTTATCCCCATACACCACATGGAGGCACATGCCCTCACTGTAAGAATGCTTCAACCTGTAGACTTTCCATTTCTTGTTCTTCTCGTCTCTGGGGGACATTCTCTCCTTGCGCTGGCCAAAGGAATCGATGAGTTTCTCCTTTTGGGACAAACACTGGATGAAGCAGCAGGGGACACTTTAGATAAG ATTGCCAGAAGGCTTTCTCTAAGAAATCATTCAGAATGCTCCACTGTGAGCGGCGGACAAGCCATAGAGCTTCTGGCGAGAGAGGGAAACCGACACGCATTCTATTTCACGTCACCAATGGGGCAGCAGTACGACTGCAATTTCTCTTTCGCTGGATTGCGAAACCAAGTGACAATGGCGataaacaaaaaagagaaagaagaag GTGTTGAAGCCGGGCAGTTATTATCTTGTGTTAAAGACATCGCTGCTGCCTCACAACACACAGTGGCATCTCATATAGCTAAACGAACACATCGTGCTATATTATTCTGTAAGGCCAAAGCTCTTTTACCACTGCACAATCCAACTCTG GTTGTTTCGGGAGGAGTAGCGAGCAATGAATACATCAGACAGAGAGTCAAAATCATCACGGATGCCACTGGGTTGCAGTTGCTTTGCCCTCCCTCCAAGCTTTGCACTGATAACGGAGTCATGATTGCATG GAATGGTATAGAGAGGTTAAAGCTTGGAAAGGGCATCCTGTCCCACACTGAAGAGGTCCGCTATGAACCGAA ggcACCCCTTGGATTAGACATAACAGCAGAGGTTAAAGAGGCTGCGATCAAAGTTCCACcgttaaaacagaaaatatattcttGA
- the osgepl1 gene encoding tRNA N6-adenosine threonylcarbamoyltransferase, mitochondrial isoform X2, with protein MSAFSKTDPLRVSSYRHNLITSTGGIIPTIAQRLHRENISRVVQEALNRGSIEPCELTAVATTVKPGLALSLGIGLDFSLKFVRLHEKPFIPIHHMEAHALTVRMLQPVDFPFLVLLVSGGHSLLALAKGIDEFLLLGQTLDEAAGDTLDKIARRLSLRNHSECSTVSGGQAIELLAREGNRHAFYFTSPMGQQYDCNFSFAGLRNQVTMAINKKEKEEGVEAGQLLSCVKDIAAASQHTVASHIAKRTHRAILFCKAKALLPLHNPTLVVSGGVASNEYIRQRVKIITDATGLQLLCPPSKLCTDNGVMIAWNGIERLKLGKGILSHTEEVRYEPKAPLGLDITAEVKEAAIKVPPLKQKIYS; from the exons ATGTCTGCATTCTCAAAAACAGACCCACTTAGAGTAAGCAGCTATCGTCATAACCTTATAACTAG TACTGGTGGCATTATTCCAACCATAGCACAACGTCTACACAGAGAAAACATCAGTCGAGTTGTCCAGGAGGCGCTAAACAGGGGTTCGATTGAACCATGTGAACTCACAGCTGTGGCCACAACAGTGAAGCCTGGTCTCGCCCTCAGTTTGGGGATCGGTTTGGATTTCAGTCTTAAGTTTGTAAGACTTCATGAAAAGCCGTTTATCCCCATACACCACATGGAGGCACATGCCCTCACTGTAAGAATGCTTCAACCTGTAGACTTTCCATTTCTTGTTCTTCTCGTCTCTGGGGGACATTCTCTCCTTGCGCTGGCCAAAGGAATCGATGAGTTTCTCCTTTTGGGACAAACACTGGATGAAGCAGCAGGGGACACTTTAGATAAG ATTGCCAGAAGGCTTTCTCTAAGAAATCATTCAGAATGCTCCACTGTGAGCGGCGGACAAGCCATAGAGCTTCTGGCGAGAGAGGGAAACCGACACGCATTCTATTTCACGTCACCAATGGGGCAGCAGTACGACTGCAATTTCTCTTTCGCTGGATTGCGAAACCAAGTGACAATGGCGataaacaaaaaagagaaagaagaag GTGTTGAAGCCGGGCAGTTATTATCTTGTGTTAAAGACATCGCTGCTGCCTCACAACACACAGTGGCATCTCATATAGCTAAACGAACACATCGTGCTATATTATTCTGTAAGGCCAAAGCTCTTTTACCACTGCACAATCCAACTCTG GTTGTTTCGGGAGGAGTAGCGAGCAATGAATACATCAGACAGAGAGTCAAAATCATCACGGATGCCACTGGGTTGCAGTTGCTTTGCCCTCCCTCCAAGCTTTGCACTGATAACGGAGTCATGATTGCATG GAATGGTATAGAGAGGTTAAAGCTTGGAAAGGGCATCCTGTCCCACACTGAAGAGGTCCGCTATGAACCGAA ggcACCCCTTGGATTAGACATAACAGCAGAGGTTAAAGAGGCTGCGATCAAAGTTCCACcgttaaaacagaaaatatattcttGA